In one window of Comamonas testosteroni DNA:
- a CDS encoding SIS domain-containing protein has protein sequence MLEQRIQQHFIDSADLKYQAAQALSQPIASAVQAMLACVTGGGKVLACGTGVSASDAQLFASLCVTGFERDRPELAAVALTSDGGLLGSVGATGSGGNASQYLARQVRALGQPGDLLLLMSVTGNDTAVLDALEAAHERDMMAVVLTGRTGGNLATAVRETDVLICVPHDRAARVRETHTLILHCLADGVDSQLLGDQEMPL, from the coding sequence ATGCTAGAGCAACGAATTCAACAGCATTTCATCGACAGTGCCGACCTGAAGTACCAGGCCGCCCAAGCGCTGAGTCAACCTATTGCTTCCGCCGTACAGGCCATGCTGGCCTGCGTGACGGGCGGCGGCAAGGTGTTGGCCTGCGGTACGGGTGTTTCGGCCAGCGATGCCCAGTTATTTGCCTCCCTGTGCGTGACAGGGTTCGAGCGCGATCGTCCCGAGCTGGCGGCCGTGGCCCTGACTTCCGATGGCGGCCTGCTGGGCAGCGTGGGAGCCACGGGCTCGGGCGGCAATGCCAGCCAGTACCTGGCGCGTCAGGTGCGGGCGCTGGGGCAGCCCGGCGATCTGCTGCTGCTCATGTCGGTGACCGGCAACGACACGGCCGTGCTGGATGCCCTGGAGGCCGCCCACGAGCGCGACATGATGGCCGTGGTCTTGACAGGTCGCACCGGCGGCAATCTGGCCACCGCCGTGCGCGAGACCGATGTACTGATCTGCGTGCCCCACGACCGTGCGGCGCGCGTGCGCGAAACCCATACCTTGATCCTGCACTGTCTCGCCGACGGTGTGGACTCTCAACTGCTTGGTGACCAGGAGATGCCTTTATGA
- a CDS encoding BON domain-containing protein: MKLKWTRVACAALTVAALGGALSGCVALVGGGAAVAGMSAVDRRTTGTQVEDQGIELRAGNRISEVMGDKARVSATSYNRVVLLTGQAGNATDKATIEKLVREQSTVRQVYNEIEVAPFTATLGQRSQDSLITTKVKASLVNAKDISSSAIKVVTENNVVYLMGIVTPRESKRAAEIARGVNDVSKVVRLFEVISEEELAAATSKAAPVVEDRSSMN; encoded by the coding sequence ATGAAGTTGAAGTGGACCCGTGTTGCATGTGCGGCCCTGACCGTTGCCGCTCTGGGCGGTGCCTTGAGCGGTTGCGTGGCTCTGGTGGGTGGCGGTGCCGCTGTGGCGGGCATGTCGGCAGTGGACAGGCGCACCACCGGCACTCAGGTTGAGGACCAGGGCATCGAGCTGCGTGCCGGCAATCGCATCAGCGAGGTGATGGGCGACAAGGCCCGCGTCAGTGCCACCAGCTACAACCGTGTAGTGCTGCTGACCGGCCAGGCAGGCAATGCGACGGACAAGGCGACCATCGAGAAGCTGGTGCGCGAACAATCCACCGTACGCCAGGTCTATAACGAGATCGAGGTCGCGCCTTTCACGGCCACTCTGGGTCAGCGCTCCCAGGACTCTCTGATCACGACCAAGGTCAAGGCCAGTCTGGTCAATGCCAAGGACATTTCATCCTCGGCCATCAAGGTCGTGACCGAGAACAACGTGGTCTATCTGATGGGCATAGTCACGCCGCGCGAATCCAAGCGGGCTGCCGAGATTGCCCGTGGCGTCAACGATGTGAGCAAGGTTGTGCGCCTGTTTGAGGTCATCTCCGAAGAGGAACTGGCTGCTGCAACATCCAAGGCCGCCCCTGTGGTCGAGGATCGCTCCAGCATGAACTGA
- a CDS encoding NAD(P)-dependent oxidoreductase: MSTATIASRSYAACASTPVAFLGLGVMGSPMAGHLAAAGHQITVYNRTAAKAEAWAQEFPGGSHAATPREAVKGARMVFCCVGNDDDLRSIALGDDGAFAGMEPGAIFVDHTTASAQVARELYAEARKRGLHFMDAPVSGGQAGAVNGQLTVMCGGDQEIFDQVAPVADAFSRAFTYMGACGNGQLTKMVNQICIAGLVQGLSEAIAFGLRADLDVEKVLDVIGKGAAQSWQMDNRGKTMAVGKFDFGFAVDWMRKDLGLVLAEAQRNGARLPVTALVDQFYADVQAMGGNRWDTSSLIQRLR; encoded by the coding sequence ATGAGCACAGCCACTATCGCCTCCCGCAGCTACGCTGCTTGCGCTTCCACTCCTGTGGCCTTTCTGGGCCTGGGTGTCATGGGCTCTCCCATGGCCGGGCACCTGGCTGCGGCTGGCCATCAGATCACGGTCTACAACCGCACGGCGGCCAAGGCCGAGGCCTGGGCCCAGGAGTTCCCCGGCGGCAGCCATGCGGCCACGCCCCGTGAAGCCGTCAAGGGCGCACGCATGGTCTTTTGCTGTGTGGGCAACGATGACGACCTGCGCTCGATTGCGCTGGGCGACGACGGTGCCTTTGCGGGCATGGAGCCTGGCGCCATCTTTGTCGATCACACCACGGCCTCGGCCCAGGTGGCACGCGAGCTGTATGCCGAAGCACGCAAACGCGGCCTGCACTTCATGGACGCCCCTGTGTCGGGCGGTCAGGCCGGGGCGGTCAACGGCCAGCTCACCGTCATGTGCGGCGGCGATCAGGAGATTTTCGATCAGGTTGCCCCGGTGGCCGACGCCTTCTCGCGCGCCTTTACCTATATGGGCGCATGCGGCAACGGCCAGCTGACCAAGATGGTCAATCAGATCTGCATTGCGGGCCTGGTCCAGGGGCTGTCCGAAGCCATTGCCTTTGGTCTGCGTGCCGATCTGGATGTGGAGAAGGTCCTCGACGTGATCGGCAAGGGCGCGGCCCAGAGCTGGCAGATGGACAATCGCGGCAAGACCATGGCCGTGGGCAAGTTCGACTTCGGCTTTGCCGTGGACTGGATGCGCAAGGATCTGGGACTGGTGCTGGCCGAGGCCCAGCGCAATGGCGCACGCCTTCCCGTCACCGCGCTGGTGGACCAGTTCTATGCCGATGTACAGGCCATGGGGGGCAATCGCTGGGATACCTCCAGCCTGATTCAGCGCTTGCGCTGA
- a CDS encoding PilT/PilU family type 4a pilus ATPase has product MERDQASKFINDLLKLMVSRNGSDLFITAEFPPAIKIDGKVTKVSPQPLSPLHTLALARSIMNDRQVADFEHTKECNFAISPAGVGRFRVNAFMQQGKVGMVLRTIPTTLPTIDGLGVPQVLKEVTMTKRGLCVLVGATGSGKSTTLAAMVDWRNENSFGHIITVEDPVEFVHPHKNCVVTQREVGLDTDSWEAALKNTLRQAPDVILMGEIRDRETMEHAIAFSETGHLCLATLHANSANQALDRIVNFFPEERRPQLLMDVSLNLRAIISQRLIPKQDSKGRVAAIEVMLNSPLIADLIFKGEVVEIKEIMKKSRNIGMQTFDQALFDLFESNLITYEDALRNADSVNDLRLQIKLNSQRARTLDLAAGTEHLTIV; this is encoded by the coding sequence ATGGAACGCGATCAGGCCAGTAAATTCATCAACGATCTGCTCAAGCTCATGGTCAGCCGCAACGGCAGCGACCTGTTCATCACGGCGGAGTTTCCGCCCGCCATCAAGATTGACGGAAAAGTCACCAAGGTCTCGCCCCAGCCGCTGAGCCCGCTGCATACGCTGGCCCTGGCGCGCTCCATCATGAACGACAGGCAGGTGGCGGACTTCGAGCACACCAAGGAGTGCAACTTCGCCATCTCGCCGGCCGGCGTGGGTCGCTTCCGCGTCAATGCCTTCATGCAGCAGGGCAAGGTCGGCATGGTGCTGCGTACCATTCCCACCACCCTGCCCACGATTGACGGCCTGGGCGTGCCGCAGGTGCTCAAGGAAGTGACCATGACCAAGCGCGGCCTGTGCGTCCTGGTCGGCGCGACGGGCTCGGGCAAGTCCACCACGCTGGCTGCCATGGTGGACTGGCGCAATGAGAACTCCTTCGGCCACATCATCACGGTGGAAGACCCCGTGGAATTCGTGCACCCCCACAAGAACTGCGTAGTCACGCAACGCGAGGTGGGGCTGGATACGGACAGCTGGGAAGCGGCACTCAAGAACACGCTGCGCCAGGCTCCCGATGTGATTTTGATGGGCGAAATCCGCGACCGCGAAACCATGGAGCACGCGATTGCGTTCTCTGAAACCGGTCACCTGTGCCTGGCCACACTGCACGCCAACAGTGCCAACCAGGCGCTGGACCGCATCGTCAACTTCTTCCCCGAAGAGCGTCGCCCGCAACTGCTGATGGACGTTTCGCTGAATCTGCGGGCCATCATTTCCCAGCGCCTGATCCCCAAGCAGGACAGCAAGGGCCGTGTAGCGGCCATCGAGGTGATGCTCAACTCGCCGCTGATCGCCGACCTGATCTTCAAGGGCGAGGTCGTCGAGATCAAGGAGATCATGAAGAAAAGCCGCAATATCGGCATGCAGACCTTTGACCAGGCGCTGTTCGACCTGTTCGAATCCAATCTCATCACCTACGAAGATGCGCTGCGCAATGCAGACTCGGTCAACGACCTGCGTCTGCAGATCAAGCTCAACAGCCAGCGCGCCCGGACTCTGGACCTGGCGGCCGGCACCGAGCATCTGACTATCGTTTAA